Proteins encoded by one window of Cellvibrio sp. KY-GH-1:
- a CDS encoding DUF2214 domain-containing protein — MFKTFLVYIHLIAACLAVGVLLMQDLALAKWRGRAMDAEARANLHQNAGIVTLALVVLWVSGLAIVIIGYLDNPAYLMNQKLWGKFTVVSILTINGLILHYYSFPKLMSPVGFLGAGRTEQLFVLVTAVVSLVSWLYSCYLGIARPWNNVAPYSYVMTIYVMVMAVAMAVGLAVWRELRNEFRLLAH, encoded by the coding sequence ATGTTTAAAACCTTCCTGGTGTACATTCATTTAATCGCCGCCTGCCTGGCTGTGGGCGTACTACTTATGCAAGACCTGGCACTCGCCAAATGGCGGGGCCGCGCGATGGACGCAGAAGCGCGAGCCAATCTTCATCAAAATGCCGGTATCGTGACCTTGGCGCTTGTTGTGCTATGGGTTTCAGGTTTGGCGATAGTGATCATTGGGTATCTCGATAACCCTGCGTACCTTATGAACCAAAAGTTGTGGGGAAAATTTACCGTCGTTAGCATACTGACTATTAATGGTTTAATTTTGCACTACTACAGTTTTCCCAAGTTGATGTCGCCGGTTGGTTTTCTGGGGGCAGGCCGCACGGAGCAACTGTTTGTGTTGGTAACCGCCGTCGTGTCACTGGTTTCCTGGTTGTATTCCTGTTACTTGGGAATTGCGCGTCCATGGAACAACGTTGCACCTTACTCCTACGTGATGACGATTTACGTGATGGTAATGGCGGTGGCAATGGCGGTTGGACTTGCAGTTTGGCGTGAACTGCGCAACGAATTCCGTTTGCTTGCACATTAA
- the axe2C gene encoding bifunctional acetylxylan esterase/glucomannan deacetylase AxeC2, whose protein sequence is MIKKLFNLTLMTVTLINLNACTTSAPKSTHLYASDSMISRTGRTHTNADQSLTFGFPGVSFSTEVEGSQLSASMQSSGGNSWVDIIVDGGAPKAVKLGPQVQSIELFHFPASARHSVEIIHRSENWHGNVTIKEFVLTGEGFFPSAKLPKRKMLVLGDSVTCGEAIDRVAGEQKNTRWWNARESYGMLTAKALNSQVNLVCWGGRGLIRSWNGKTDEANLPDFYEYAVGDNNPDFKWDHNQYQPDLIVSAVGTNDFSTGIPDRETYVTAYVKLINKLLANHPQAHIAITEGAILNGEKKAALIDYIREAISRVNNTRVHQVTSTNYPGDTQDAHPTKAQHAAMANDLTPQLKALMDW, encoded by the coding sequence ATGATTAAAAAATTATTTAACCTAACGCTCATGACAGTCACCCTGATCAACCTGAATGCCTGCACCACCTCGGCTCCCAAAAGTACGCACCTGTACGCGAGTGATAGCATGATCAGCCGCACCGGGCGCACGCATACCAACGCCGACCAGAGCCTGACTTTTGGCTTTCCCGGCGTAAGTTTTAGCACCGAAGTGGAAGGCTCGCAGCTGAGTGCCAGCATGCAGAGTAGTGGCGGCAACTCCTGGGTAGATATTATTGTCGATGGCGGTGCCCCCAAAGCAGTAAAGCTAGGGCCACAAGTACAGAGTATCGAACTATTTCACTTTCCTGCATCAGCCAGGCACAGCGTTGAAATTATTCATCGCTCGGAAAATTGGCATGGCAATGTGACCATTAAAGAATTTGTACTTACCGGAGAAGGTTTTTTCCCGTCCGCAAAATTACCCAAACGTAAAATGCTGGTACTGGGCGATTCCGTAACCTGTGGCGAAGCTATTGACCGCGTTGCTGGCGAACAAAAAAATACGCGCTGGTGGAATGCGCGTGAGTCCTACGGCATGCTCACTGCCAAAGCGCTTAACTCACAAGTAAATTTAGTGTGCTGGGGTGGGCGTGGGTTAATTCGCAGCTGGAATGGCAAAACGGATGAAGCTAACTTGCCGGATTTTTATGAATATGCGGTCGGTGACAACAACCCGGACTTCAAATGGGATCACAACCAATACCAGCCGGATTTAATTGTTAGCGCCGTTGGTACCAATGATTTCAGCACCGGCATTCCGGACCGCGAAACTTATGTAACTGCCTATGTAAAATTAATTAACAAGTTACTCGCTAACCACCCACAAGCGCACATTGCAATCACCGAGGGTGCAATTTTAAATGGCGAGAAAAAAGCCGCATTAATTGATTATATTCGCGAGGCCATTTCACGTGTAAACAACACTCGTGTGCACCAGGTTACCTCTACTAATTATCCTGGCGATACTCAGGATGCACATCCAACCAAAGCGCAGCACGCCGCTATGGCAAACGATTTAACACCGCAGTTAAAAGCGTTAATGGATTGGTAG
- a CDS encoding GDSL-type esterase/lipase family protein, producing the protein MTLHHKKLFSVFASFGIGLFCQSTLALSPLPPSGIVPTKRAVDYEWMSIKAWEKQHADDTVIAEFEQVDVLFVGDSITAGWDWQIWQTNFAPLKAANFGIGGDNTGNVLWRLQHGAVGNLQPKLIVLLIGVNNIGGLQESPEQAGDGVTRVVQQLQLAWPNSKILLNAVFPFEQDPKSPNRDKVKQLNKIIGKLGNNKTIFFKDYGPLLLEKDGSISPEIMKDFLHPTPKGYQVWANAMTPDITALLKP; encoded by the coding sequence ATGACTCTGCACCACAAAAAATTATTTTCTGTTTTTGCTTCATTTGGCATTGGCCTATTCTGTCAATCCACACTGGCCCTCTCACCGCTACCACCTTCAGGCATAGTTCCCACCAAACGCGCCGTAGATTACGAGTGGATGTCCATTAAGGCTTGGGAAAAGCAACATGCAGATGACACTGTAATTGCAGAATTTGAGCAGGTCGATGTGCTTTTTGTCGGCGACTCAATTACCGCCGGTTGGGATTGGCAAATCTGGCAAACCAATTTTGCCCCCTTAAAAGCAGCCAACTTTGGCATAGGTGGCGATAACACCGGCAACGTACTCTGGCGTTTGCAGCACGGCGCGGTTGGCAACCTGCAACCCAAATTAATTGTATTGCTGATTGGTGTAAATAATATTGGCGGATTGCAGGAATCGCCCGAGCAAGCAGGTGACGGCGTTACACGCGTTGTGCAACAACTTCAATTAGCCTGGCCCAACAGCAAAATTTTATTAAATGCTGTTTTTCCTTTTGAGCAGGATCCCAAATCCCCCAATCGCGACAAAGTGAAACAGCTGAATAAAATAATCGGCAAACTGGGCAATAACAAAACCATTTTCTTTAAAGATTACGGTCCGCTACTGTTGGAAAAAGACGGCAGCATTTCCCCCGAGATCATGAAAGACTTTTTGCACCCAACACCCAAAGGCTACCAAGTCTGGGCGAATGCCATGACCCCGGATATAACTGCACTCCTCAAGCCTTGA
- the holA gene encoding DNA polymerase III subunit delta: MPKLRAEQLGAALTKQLVPIYLVSGEEPLLIQECCDQIRAAARKQGFSERDLYHADTSFDWGQLLAAANSLSLFAEKKIIELRMPSGKPGDKGGKILQEYAESPAPDNVLLIVTDKLDSATQKSKWFKAIEDAGQHIQIWPVTIAQLPRWIGLRLQSTGLRADADAIELLVSRIEGNLLAAAQEIEKLKLLAHNNHIDYELMASVVADSARYDVFGLADKALHGDARAAVKTLQGLRSEGTEPINVLWAITRDIRTLIQVSQAVAQGKHFDWAAKQAGVWEKRQPLIQAALRRLKPAHLQQLLRKANGIDKAVKGMRNAEPWDELLDLVLNIAGVQSLNMQNERLSLKH, encoded by the coding sequence ATGCCCAAGCTGCGCGCTGAACAACTGGGTGCCGCACTCACCAAGCAATTGGTACCGATTTATTTGGTTTCCGGCGAAGAGCCGCTCTTGATTCAAGAGTGTTGCGACCAAATTCGCGCTGCCGCGCGCAAGCAAGGGTTTAGCGAGCGCGACCTCTATCATGCCGACACCAGTTTTGATTGGGGGCAATTGCTCGCCGCCGCCAACAGCCTGTCATTGTTTGCCGAGAAAAAAATTATCGAACTGCGTATGCCCTCCGGCAAGCCGGGCGATAAAGGCGGAAAAATTTTGCAAGAATACGCAGAATCTCCTGCACCGGATAATGTGTTGCTAATCGTTACCGATAAACTCGACAGCGCCACGCAAAAAAGCAAATGGTTTAAAGCCATTGAAGATGCTGGCCAACACATTCAAATCTGGCCAGTAACCATCGCCCAACTTCCGCGCTGGATAGGGCTGCGGTTGCAATCGACCGGTTTGCGCGCGGATGCCGACGCCATTGAATTATTGGTATCGCGTATTGAGGGCAACCTGCTCGCAGCCGCGCAAGAGATTGAAAAATTAAAACTGCTCGCGCACAACAATCATATCGATTATGAATTGATGGCATCAGTCGTTGCCGACAGCGCGCGCTATGATGTGTTCGGCCTCGCCGATAAAGCATTACATGGCGATGCGCGCGCCGCAGTAAAAACATTACAAGGTTTACGCAGCGAAGGCACGGAGCCCATCAATGTGCTCTGGGCTATTACTCGCGATATACGCACACTGATCCAGGTTTCGCAGGCCGTCGCCCAAGGCAAGCATTTTGATTGGGCGGCAAAGCAAGCCGGTGTGTGGGAAAAACGCCAGCCATTAATCCAGGCCGCACTGCGCCGTTTAAAACCCGCGCACTTGCAACAATTGTTGCGCAAAGCCAACGGGATAGACAAAGCGGTAAAAGGAATGCGCAACGCAGAACCCTGGGATGAATTACTGGATTTGGTGTTAAATATCGCCGGCGTACAAAGCTTGAATATGCAGAACGAGCGACTAAGCTTGAAGCACTAA
- the lptE gene encoding LPS assembly lipoprotein LptE, which translates to MKKIIASLLILSLSACGWHLRGSTSGSDKLAMTQPLNLTIESSDNHSQLVNSLRQALPGYKITEVEKNTAQTLVLNIGSETLDKRTAGVGSDALTSAYEIILRAPFSISSAGNLITPKDTAASITRTYNYNVNNANSAAQEEELVLREMRRELAQTILRRVKNLAAKQSTTPASSTQTAQ; encoded by the coding sequence ATGAAAAAAATTATCGCCAGTTTATTAATTCTTTCGCTCTCTGCTTGTGGCTGGCATTTGCGCGGCTCTACATCCGGCAGCGATAAACTGGCGATGACACAACCACTCAATCTGACCATCGAGAGCAGCGACAACCACAGCCAATTAGTGAACTCGTTGCGTCAGGCATTGCCCGGCTACAAAATTACCGAAGTCGAAAAAAACACCGCGCAAACACTGGTGCTGAATATCGGCAGCGAAACGCTGGATAAACGCACCGCCGGCGTAGGCAGCGATGCACTGACCAGCGCCTATGAAATTATATTGCGCGCGCCGTTCAGCATCAGCAGTGCCGGTAACCTAATCACGCCTAAAGATACTGCTGCGAGCATTACTCGTACCTACAACTACAACGTAAACAACGCCAACAGTGCCGCACAGGAAGAAGAGTTGGTCTTGCGCGAAATGCGCCGTGAACTCGCGCAGACGATTCTGCGCCGGGTAAAAAACCTCGCCGCCAAACAATCAACAACACCTGCATCATCCACGCAAACGGCCCAATAA
- the leuS gene encoding leucine--tRNA ligase, which produces MQEQYNPAEVEAEAQQYWEANDSFKVVEDTSKEKFYCLAMFPYPSGKLHMGHVRNYTITDVIARYQRMQGKNVLHPMGWDAFGLPAENAALKHNTAPAKWTYSNTDHMRSQLKQLGFGFDWSRELTTCTPQYYKWEQWFFTRLYEKGLVYKKMSTVNWDPIDQTVLANEQVIDGRGWRSGALVERKEIPQWFIKITDYAEELLNDLDQLPNWPEQVKTMQRNWIGKSRGLEMRFDLQSTVGEFTGFEIYTTRPDTLMGVTYVSLAAEHPISKFLAESNPALAQFIADCKVQSVAEADMATMEKKGMDTGIKALHPITGEPVAVWVANYVLMDYGSGAVMAVPAHDQRDYEFAQKYNLAITQVIAPANGEAIDLAKAAFTEKGVLVNSGEYDGLDFNAAFDSIASTLEMAEKGRVKTNYRLRDWGVSRQRYWGAPIPMFNLPEGGEIPVPAHKLPVLLPEDVVMNGVQSPIKADLEWKKDELDGKYVERETDTFDTFMESSWYYARYTCPNFTDGMINKAAADYWLPVDQYVGGIEHAILHLLYSRFFHKLMRDEGLVSGDEPFERLLCQGMVNAESFFTKSEGKENWIEPENVVIERDDKGRFISAKHKATGEAVEFGGVIKMSKSKANGVDPESVISQYGADTVRLFTMFAAPPEQSLEWSDSGVDGASRFLRRLWKAVEGHVNAGTPGALDVSALPQAQKDLRRKTHETIQKVSDDYGRRQTFNTAIAATMELLNETSKLADRANPQGLAVEREALAAAILLLAPIVPHITQALWQALGNDTIPLNESWPTLDESALVRSTVEVVVQVNGKLRGKLDVAVDAPKDQLEQLALAQENVQKFLEGVTVRKVIVIPNKLVNIVAN; this is translated from the coding sequence ATTCAAGAACAGTATAATCCCGCCGAAGTCGAAGCCGAGGCCCAGCAGTATTGGGAAGCCAATGACAGCTTCAAAGTGGTAGAAGACACCAGCAAAGAAAAGTTCTATTGCCTGGCGATGTTCCCCTACCCCAGCGGCAAATTGCACATGGGCCATGTGCGCAACTACACCATTACCGATGTGATCGCCCGCTACCAGCGCATGCAGGGTAAAAATGTACTGCATCCCATGGGTTGGGATGCCTTCGGCCTGCCAGCGGAAAATGCGGCGCTCAAGCACAATACCGCGCCCGCGAAGTGGACTTATTCCAATACCGACCACATGCGCAGCCAGTTAAAGCAGCTGGGCTTTGGTTTTGACTGGTCGCGCGAGCTGACCACCTGTACCCCGCAGTACTACAAGTGGGAGCAGTGGTTCTTTACCCGTTTGTATGAGAAAGGCTTGGTGTACAAGAAGATGTCCACCGTGAACTGGGACCCAATCGACCAGACGGTACTGGCTAACGAGCAGGTAATTGATGGTCGCGGCTGGCGCTCCGGCGCCCTGGTGGAGCGCAAAGAAATCCCCCAATGGTTTATTAAGATCACCGATTACGCCGAAGAGTTGTTGAACGATCTGGACCAGCTGCCCAATTGGCCAGAGCAAGTGAAAACCATGCAGCGCAACTGGATCGGCAAAAGCCGCGGCCTGGAAATGCGTTTTGATTTGCAATCGACAGTAGGCGAATTTACCGGTTTTGAGATCTACACCACTCGCCCCGACACCTTAATGGGCGTGACCTACGTAAGCCTTGCTGCTGAACATCCCATTTCCAAATTTTTAGCCGAGAGCAATCCAGCGCTCGCACAATTTATTGCCGACTGCAAAGTGCAATCCGTAGCGGAAGCCGATATGGCAACTATGGAAAAGAAAGGTATGGATACCGGCATTAAAGCACTGCACCCAATCACTGGCGAACCAGTTGCGGTATGGGTCGCCAACTATGTGCTGATGGATTACGGCTCAGGCGCGGTGATGGCCGTACCGGCACACGATCAACGCGATTACGAATTTGCGCAAAAATACAATCTCGCCATCACGCAAGTTATTGCGCCCGCTAATGGCGAAGCAATCGATTTAGCCAAAGCCGCTTTCACCGAAAAAGGCGTACTGGTTAACTCCGGGGAGTACGATGGCCTCGATTTTAATGCTGCATTTGATTCCATCGCCAGCACGCTGGAAATGGCGGAAAAAGGCCGTGTAAAAACCAATTACCGTTTGCGCGATTGGGGTGTATCCCGCCAGCGCTATTGGGGCGCACCTATCCCCATGTTTAATCTGCCGGAAGGCGGCGAGATTCCGGTGCCCGCGCACAAGCTTCCGGTTTTGCTGCCGGAAGATGTCGTGATGAACGGCGTGCAGTCACCGATCAAAGCCGACCTCGAGTGGAAAAAAGACGAGCTCGATGGCAAGTACGTTGAGCGCGAAACTGATACCTTCGATACGTTCATGGAATCCAGCTGGTACTACGCGCGCTACACCTGCCCGAACTTTACCGATGGCATGATCAACAAAGCGGCCGCTGATTATTGGTTGCCGGTGGATCAATACGTGGGCGGTATCGAACACGCGATTTTGCATTTGCTCTACTCGCGTTTCTTCCACAAATTAATGCGCGATGAAGGTCTCGTCAGCGGCGATGAACCCTTCGAACGCTTGCTCTGCCAGGGCATGGTGAATGCCGAATCTTTCTTCACCAAAAGCGAAGGCAAAGAAAACTGGATTGAACCGGAAAATGTTGTTATCGAACGCGATGACAAAGGCCGTTTTATTTCTGCCAAACATAAAGCAACCGGCGAAGCGGTGGAATTTGGTGGCGTGATTAAAATGTCCAAATCCAAAGCCAACGGCGTGGACCCGGAAAGTGTAATCAGCCAATACGGCGCCGATACCGTTCGCCTGTTCACCATGTTTGCCGCACCACCAGAGCAAAGTCTCGAGTGGAGCGACTCAGGTGTAGACGGCGCGAGCCGTTTCTTGCGCCGTTTGTGGAAAGCCGTTGAAGGCCACGTAAATGCTGGCACACCTGGCGCACTGGATGTTTCAGCATTGCCGCAAGCACAGAAAGATTTGCGCCGCAAAACGCACGAGACAATTCAAAAAGTGAGCGACGACTACGGCCGTCGCCAAACGTTTAATACTGCGATTGCCGCAACCATGGAATTGCTGAATGAAACCAGCAAGCTCGCTGACCGCGCCAATCCGCAAGGTTTAGCCGTTGAACGCGAAGCACTGGCAGCGGCGATTTTGTTGCTCGCCCCGATTGTTCCGCACATTACCCAGGCACTCTGGCAGGCTCTCGGTAATGACACTATTCCACTCAACGAAAGCTGGCCAACGCTGGATGAAAGCGCATTGGTGCGCTCAACGGTTGAGGTGGTTGTGCAAGTGAATGGCAAGTTGCGCGGCAAGCTGGATGTCGCCGTTGATGCACCCAAAGATCAGCTTGAACAGTTAGCGCTCGCACAGGAAAACGTCCAAAAGTTCCTGGAAGGCGTAACCGTGCGCAAAGTGATTGTTATTCCGAATAAATTGGTGAATATCGTCGCCAATTAA
- a CDS encoding zinc ribbon-containing protein — MKSGDRSTAPTPNNPYHTHQMDLPFSPEETGALGTLKEGFAHEVDDLVKLELTAEEMVGNEVRLAREYLKEDAGHFWSDLKQEFLNWELATGQLLLTAADPTRVDWQAHRWWGDEESQMRH, encoded by the coding sequence ATGAAATCCGGCGATAGATCCACAGCTCCAACCCCAAATAATCCTTATCACACCCACCAGATGGATCTACCCTTCAGCCCGGAGGAGACGGGCGCGCTTGGAACATTGAAGGAAGGTTTCGCCCATGAGGTTGATGACCTCGTCAAGCTCGAACTCACTGCCGAGGAAATGGTGGGAAATGAGGTGCGGCTCGCGCGCGAATATTTAAAGGAAGATGCAGGCCATTTCTGGAGCGACCTTAAACAGGAGTTTCTTAATTGGGAGCTGGCGACCGGGCAGTTGCTGCTGACAGCAGCCGACCCTACCCGCGTAGATTGGCAAGCGCACCGTTGGTGGGGTGATGAAGAATCGCAGATGCGGCATTAG
- a CDS encoding alpha/beta hydrolase has product MSLSLRARLGALVFMLVPVFGVAEPVSELPAEPIYLWAEKPLIEPDREHIKDQRVYAVDNPSMTPFWPTEAKANGAAVVIFPGGGYVRLAINHEGYDIAKWFAERGVAAFVVKYRMQEYGFPAPLLDGLRAVRLVRKNAADWGIDPAKIGVVGFSAGGHLAASVSTRFTFTNLLDDPLGDVSARPDFAVLGYPVIALYGPDAHAGSRKALLGENPEPQLLHENSLQYQVTDKVPPVFILHGIGDQAVPVGNSLAFFTEVQKHNKQSELHIYQTSIHGVGMIQGQGSVSNWPQALEAWLAGLQVIK; this is encoded by the coding sequence ATGTCTTTATCCCTGCGCGCCCGCCTGGGCGCTTTAGTATTTATGCTAGTCCCCGTTTTTGGAGTTGCCGAACCCGTGAGTGAATTACCTGCCGAGCCTATTTACCTTTGGGCGGAAAAGCCGTTAATTGAACCTGACCGTGAACATATCAAAGACCAGCGTGTGTATGCGGTAGATAATCCTTCCATGACGCCTTTCTGGCCAACCGAGGCTAAGGCCAACGGCGCCGCAGTGGTGATTTTCCCCGGCGGTGGTTACGTCCGCTTGGCGATTAATCATGAGGGCTATGACATCGCAAAATGGTTTGCCGAGCGTGGGGTGGCGGCGTTTGTGGTGAAGTATCGCATGCAGGAATATGGCTTTCCCGCGCCATTATTGGATGGCCTGCGCGCCGTGCGGTTGGTGCGCAAAAATGCGGCGGACTGGGGTATAGATCCGGCGAAAATTGGCGTTGTGGGCTTTTCGGCGGGCGGGCATTTGGCAGCCAGTGTCAGCACGCGTTTTACCTTTACCAATCTGCTCGATGACCCTTTGGGTGATGTGAGTGCGCGCCCGGATTTTGCGGTACTGGGTTACCCGGTTATCGCCCTTTACGGCCCTGATGCTCATGCTGGATCGCGCAAGGCACTATTGGGTGAAAACCCGGAGCCACAACTGCTGCATGAAAACTCCCTCCAGTATCAGGTCACCGACAAGGTGCCGCCGGTGTTTATACTGCACGGCATTGGCGACCAGGCGGTGCCAGTCGGCAACAGTTTGGCGTTTTTTACCGAAGTGCAAAAGCACAATAAGCAATCTGAACTTCATATCTATCAAACCAGCATTCATGGCGTAGGGATGATTCAGGGCCAGGGCAGTGTGTCCAATTGGCCGCAAGCGTTGGAGGCGTGGCTCGCAGGGTTGCAGGTCATAAAATAA
- the rplU gene encoding 50S ribosomal protein L21 produces MSAYAIFESGGKQHRVVVGETLKLEKIDFATGGVVEFNKVYLVANGADVKIGAPVVDGATVTAEVVAHGRADKVKIIKFRRRKHHMKRQGHRQWFTEVKITAIKG; encoded by the coding sequence ATGAGTGCATACGCAATTTTTGAAAGCGGTGGTAAACAGCATCGCGTAGTTGTGGGCGAAACCCTCAAACTCGAAAAAATCGATTTCGCCACCGGTGGCGTTGTTGAATTCAACAAAGTTTACCTGGTTGCCAACGGTGCAGACGTCAAGATTGGCGCTCCTGTTGTAGATGGCGCTACCGTAACTGCAGAAGTAGTTGCTCACGGCCGTGCGGACAAAGTGAAAATCATCAAGTTCCGTCGTCGTAAGCACCACATGAAGCGTCAAGGTCACCGTCAGTGGTTCACTGAAGTGAAAATCACTGCAATCAAAGGTTAA
- the rpmA gene encoding 50S ribosomal protein L27, producing the protein MAHKKGVGSSRNGRDSEAKRLGVKAYGGELISGGSIIVRQRGTKYHAGPNVGLGKDHTLFAKVDGTVKFEIKGAFGRQYVSIIPAV; encoded by the coding sequence ATGGCTCACAAGAAAGGGGTTGGTAGTTCCCGTAACGGTCGCGATTCAGAAGCGAAACGCCTTGGTGTTAAAGCTTACGGCGGTGAATTGATTTCTGGCGGCAGCATTATTGTTCGTCAACGTGGTACCAAATACCACGCTGGTCCAAACGTAGGTCTGGGTAAAGACCACACTCTGTTCGCGAAAGTGGACGGTACTGTTAAGTTCGAAATCAAAGGTGCTTTTGGTCGTCAATACGTCAGCATTATTCCTGCTGTTTAA
- the cgtA gene encoding Obg family GTPase CgtA, whose translation MKFVDEAPIHVEAGKGGNGFMSFRREKFISKGGPDGGDGGDGGSVYLVADENLNTLIDYRFVPKYRAENGEKGGSKDCTGAKGADLFLPVPVGTTVIDTDTEEVFGDLTEHGQKLKVAQGGFHGLGNTRFKTSTNRTPRKTSPGTEGEMRNLKLELKVLADVGMLGLPNAGKSSFIRAVSSAKPKVADYPFTTLVPNLGVVKVQQHRSFVIADIPGVIEGAAEGAGLGVRFLKHLTRCRVLMHMVDMAPVDESSPAENVRMIANELEKFSPTLAKRERWLLLNKIDLLPPDEVEARCQAVVDELGWTGPVFRISALNREGTMPLAGKAMDLLEEIWEEEKSNPEARERELELQNQMAQEARERIEELRQAQREARRARGEDDDNFNEDDYDVEVIYVNY comes from the coding sequence GTGAAATTTGTTGATGAAGCCCCAATTCATGTCGAAGCCGGTAAAGGCGGCAACGGATTCATGAGCTTCCGGAGGGAAAAGTTTATTTCCAAAGGTGGCCCGGACGGTGGCGATGGCGGCGACGGCGGCAGTGTGTATCTGGTTGCCGATGAAAACCTGAATACGCTAATCGATTACCGCTTTGTGCCCAAGTATCGCGCTGAAAATGGCGAGAAAGGTGGCAGTAAGGATTGTACTGGCGCAAAAGGTGCGGATTTATTTTTGCCGGTGCCGGTAGGTACTACCGTTATCGATACCGATACTGAAGAAGTGTTCGGCGATTTGACAGAGCACGGCCAAAAATTAAAAGTCGCGCAAGGTGGCTTCCACGGTTTGGGTAACACTCGTTTTAAAACCAGTACCAACCGCACTCCGCGCAAAACCTCTCCGGGAACGGAAGGTGAAATGCGCAACCTGAAACTCGAATTAAAAGTACTTGCCGATGTGGGTATGCTCGGTTTGCCCAATGCGGGTAAATCCAGCTTTATTCGCGCGGTAAGTTCCGCAAAACCCAAAGTGGCAGATTATCCGTTTACCACCTTGGTGCCGAATCTTGGTGTAGTTAAAGTGCAACAGCATCGCAGCTTTGTGATCGCCGATATCCCCGGTGTGATTGAAGGTGCGGCAGAAGGCGCTGGCTTGGGGGTGCGTTTCCTCAAGCATTTAACCCGTTGCCGAGTATTAATGCACATGGTGGACATGGCCCCGGTCGATGAATCCAGCCCCGCTGAAAACGTGCGGATGATTGCGAACGAACTGGAAAAATTTAGCCCGACCCTGGCCAAGCGCGAGCGCTGGTTATTGTTGAATAAAATAGATTTGTTGCCGCCCGACGAAGTGGAAGCGCGCTGCCAGGCAGTGGTGGATGAGCTGGGTTGGACTGGCCCGGTGTTCCGTATTTCGGCATTGAATCGCGAAGGTACTATGCCGCTGGCGGGCAAGGCGATGGATTTGTTGGAAGAAATCTGGGAAGAAGAAAAATCCAATCCCGAAGCGCGCGAGCGTGAACTGGAGTTGCAAAACCAAATGGCACAAGAAGCGCGTGAACGCATTGAAGAGCTGCGTCAGGCGCAGCGTGAAGCGCGTCGTGCACGCGGTGAAGATGATGATAACTTCAACGAAGACGATTACGACGTTGAAGTGATTTACGTGAATTACTAA